The genome window GGCACCTACTCGCTCAACGTGAGTGCCCAGGGCGACCTCGATGAAGAAGAACTCCTGAGCATCCTTATCAACAACGAGACGCTCGAAGAGATCCACCTCGACGATGACGTCCGAGACAACGTCACGTTCGGCGCTGACGACAACCCCATTGTCGACGATGACATCGTCGGAGCCATCGCTGATGCCGACGAAGACGGCGTCTTCGGTGTCGATAGCAATGATGATCTTGATGATGTTCTCGACGCGCTCGAGGCCGAGAACCAGTTCCTCGCTTTCGCATTCGCAGAGGACGAGGACGATGCTGATGAACAGGTCGTACTCGTCGGTATCAACGACCGCGAAGAGGAAGTCGACTTTACCGACATCGACGACGGTGACTACACGTTCGACTTCGAAGTGACTGACACCGAAGCGGCGGTCAGCCAGGACATCACCGTCACTGACTCCGACGCCTCGGTTAACTTCGACCAGAGCGTCTACACGCAGACTGCCGGTGACCTCGTCGAGTTCACGGTCGAACTCGAGGACACCGACAGCGCGTACGTCCAGTTCGGTGACGAAGACGCCGGTTTCGTCGACATCTTCTACGTCGAAGATGACGGCGGCACGGACGACGAAGTCACCTTCTGGCTGAACACCCGAACCATCGGCACCGAAAACGCATCCAACGACGAAGTCGTCTACTCCGAGGACGACATCGTCGAGAGCTTCATCCACAGCGACTACGAGTTCGACGATGCCGACGACCAGCCACGCTTCTTCGACGACAGCGACCTTGAGGAAAACGATGAGTTCGAGGATGGCTTCATCGGCTACCTCGACGAACTCGATCTGATCGACTCGAGCGACGACGAGACGCCGTTCGACCAGCTCGTCCGCCCGCTCCAGCCCGCTGACTACGACCTCGTGGTCGACGAGAACGGCTACTTCATCGCCGAGGACGGCGAGTCCGACGTCGACGACGAGATCGGCTACGCCACCCTCGACCTGATCGAGCCCGGTCTGGGCGAGGTCACCACGTGGGTCGGCCCAAGCGAGGACGCTGACGAATACGACGAGATCGCCGAACTCGCCGAGCAACTGACCGAGCGCGAGAACGTCGCGATCGACGACCAGCTTGTCATCGAAGCCGAGATGTCCGGTATCTACGGCATGATGACCTACCTCGAGGGGAGCTTCGACCCCATCGTTGACGACGACGGATTCGACTCCGCGACGCTCTACGAACTGACCGAACTCGAGGGTGAAGGTGTCACGCTCGAGGTCGAGGCAGACGATGCCGTTGGCAACCAGGACGCCAACGAACTCGACCTCGAAGGCGCTGACGACGACGAAGTCTACGTCCTCGTCGACAACGACGAAGGCATGCTCTACGTCATCGTCGACACCGACGACGAGCCGTTCGACCGCTCGCTCGACGATGGCGACGACTTCACTGTCGACATCGAGTACGAGACGGACAGCGACGACCGCTTCAACTTCGCCGACATCGACGACGACGAGAACCGTGACGTCTTCGGTGGCGCTGACGGTGACACTGGCGACGCAGCCTTCCCGTACTTCCAGGCTGACTCGACCCAGAGCATTTCCACGACGTTCACCTTCGAGGACCCCGAGGTCCACTTCGACAACCTCGACGCGGACGACAACGTCCAGCTCGAGACCGCCGAAGACGCTGTCGTGACCGGTGAGACGAACGTCGCCCCCGGCTCGGACGCTGACCTCCGCATCACCAACGCTGGCGATACGGACAGCTTCCTGTCCACTGAAGACGCCGAAATCCACTCTGACGGGGCCTTCGAGTCCGAACACTTCGACTTCGGTGACCGCTCCGAAGACGATGAAGCAGCGATCGACTTCCGCGTCGGTGGCAGCTCCATCGGTGACGCCGACGGCATCTTCGTCGAATCGGTCGACGACGAAGCGCCCGAAGAGGACGACGAGGCTGACGACGACGAGGCAGACGATGACGCAGCTGACGACGACGAAGCAGACGACGACGAAGCAGACGATGACGCCGCTGACGACGACGCCACCGACGACGACGTTGTCGACGAAGATGACGACGACGAACCCGAGACCGAGGACGACGGCGTCCCCGGCTTCGGCATCGCCGTTGCGCTCTTCGCGCTGATCGCCGCCGGTATGCTGGCACTCCGCCGCCAGAACTAAGCTGCCGGATAGATCCGGCTTTCGACAACACGGATTTTCTTTTGGTCGATTCATCCCGGTAGGAAGCGATAGTGCTCGAGCGTTTCCCACACACAACTCGTGATCGATAGCTACCGGCGATCGTCACAAAACTCCCAAATAGTTGTAAACTATTTAGAACCATAAATAATCCATCAGCACTATGCGGAAATCTATTTATACACACCACTAGATGATTCCTACATGAATAATTGGCGAGGATGTGCCGCGCTCGTAGCTGTACTCTTGGTCACAGGGCTGCTCGGGCTTGCACCGGCAACGGCAGCTGCAGAGGAATTCGACGAAACTGTCGTCGAAGACGTCAACGACGAACGGATCGAGGCCGTTAACGCTGATATCGAGACGATCAACGAGCGAATCGAAAACGCCGACGATCTCGAGTTGGTGGATGAGGTCGACGCGACCGATTGGGACGAAGCGGAGGTCGAAGCCGACCGGCTCAGAGAGACACCGGCAGCGCTCGAGGCAGCGATGTTCGACGCGGTTGTCGACGAGATCAACGCCCGGGCACAGGAGACGCCCCTCGGTAAGATTGCAAACGACGTCTCGAGCCCGGACGAGGCTCGTGCGGAAGCTGATCGGCTCCGTGACGACTACGGAACCCTCGGCGGTGAGGACATCGAAGAGGCGGCGCAGTCACTCGAAACGGCTGCTGACCTGAGCCAGTCGTTCGAGGAGAAGCTCTTGACTGGTGCTGGCGAACTCACACCACCAGAGACGGGAACGCTCGAGGGAACGGTCACTGACGACGATGGCGACCCCCTTGCTGGAATCGACGTCGACATCGTGGGCTCGTCCGCGGCGACTACCACCGGCGACGACGGCCAGTTCGAACTCGAGACACCAGCTGGTGAACAGTCGATCCACGTCGAAGCTGACGGCTACGAGCCAAGTGACGAGACTGTTGATATCGCGACTGACGAGGCAGCGTCGGTCGAGATGACACTCTCTGAAGCCGACGATGACAGCGTAGAGACGACAGATGGGGACAGTATCTCTGGGTTCGGTCTGGCCGTCACTGTCGGTACGATACTCGCGGTTGTCGGACTCGGACTTCGCCGTCGGCACTGATGGAAAAGAGGGGTGGCTCCTCGAGCGCGATCTAGTTGGGATGCCGGATGGAAAAACGCCGGGAGAGAAACTTTGGCCCTACCCGAAAGTTCGGCCCGGCGCGTCACATGACAAGCGTTCGCGAATGGAACGCCACGTGGGACTGCCCCACACGTCAACCTTACATTCCACTCAAGTTAGTATTTCGGTCGAGACTGTCACGTGTACCGACCAGTACAGTCGACAACCTCACTCGAGAGGTGATCCCGGACGAAAGCGAGCCCTCGAGATACTCAGTCGTCTGCCGCCGTCGCCTCGGTCTCGCCAGTCGCCGACGCGCGCTCGAGATCCTCGAGATACTCGTCAACGTCTAACGCCGCCTTCGAGCCCATGCCAGCGGCCGTCACGGCTTGCTGGTAGTGGAAGTCGACGACGTCGCCTGCGCCGAAGATGCCGGGGACGTCAGTCTCGGTCTGGCCCCCACCGTCGCCGCCCTGGGTCCGCAGGTAGCCCTCGTCGTCCATCTCGACACCGGTGCTCTCTAGGTAGTCGGTGTTAGGCGTGTGACCGATGGCAAGGAACACCGCGCCGACGTCGAACTCGAACTCGTTGGTTTCGGGGTCCTCGAGACGGTCCGTCGGGTGGCCCTTGTCGTTTTCGACGAGGGTGACGTAGTCGACGCCTTCCTCCTGGGAGCCGTGGACCTCGAGCAGTTCGGTGTTTTTCAGGATCTCGATTTCGCCGTCTTCGACCTTCTCGTTGACGCGGTTGACCCAGTACTGCTCGGCGCGGAACTCCTCGCGACGGTGGGCGATGTAGACGGTGTCGGCGAACTTCGTCAAAAAGGTCGCCTCCTCCATGGCAGCGTCGCCGCCGCCGACGACGAGCATGTCCTCGCCGCGGAAGAACGCTCCGTCACAGGTCGCACACGTCGAGAGCCCGTAGCCCATCAGTTCGTCCTCACCGGGGATGCCGAGCGTGCGCGCGCTCGCACCCGAGGCGGCGATGATCGCGTCGGTGGTGTAGACATCGCCGTTGGTCAACTCGACGCGGAACGGCCGCTGGTCGGCGTCGACCGAGTCGATGATGCCGTTTTTCAGCTCGGCGCCGAACTGCCTGGCCTGTTCTTTCATGTTGTTAACCAACTCGGGGCCGCTGATCCCCTCCGGGAAGCCAGGGTAGTTCGCGACGTCAGTCGTCAGCGTCAGCTGCCCGCCGGGTTCATCACCCTCGATGACCAGCGGCTCGTTGTCGCCACGGCCGGCGTAGATCGCGGCTGTCAGGCCCGCGATCCCGGTCCCGGCGATAATCAGTTTTCGGTGTTCGACGATCTCGTCTCCGCCGTCGGTCACCAGGCCGAGTTTCTCGTCGAGTTCGCCCGACTCCTCGAGCGCGCTGGTGTCGTCCCAGCCGCCGACGAGGTCGCCGTCGACGAACACTTCGGGGGCGGTTTTCCGACCCTCTGCTCGGTCGACCATCTCGGCGAACAGGTCGTCGTCGCCGTCTTCTCGCGGGCTTTGCCCGCTCGAATGGTTCGGGGAACTTCGTTCCCCGGTAGTGACGTTGTACTCGACGTACTCGACGCCCTTGCTGTCGAAGAGGTCCTTGGCCTTCTCGCAGTAGGGGCAGTTCTCCTTGGTATAGATCTCGACGCGTGGCTCGTCGGTCATGTCCACGCATACGGAGACGGGCTGTATACGACTTGCGTTCCCTGCAGAGTTATCGACAGTTCGTCACGTTTTTTCATAGTTGCCGTCCTGTTCGGTCCTGTCCCACCCGATCAGCATCGTTCCGACCGGTGCGACCTGCCCGCTGGCGACGGGTTTACGGCCGACGGCGACGAGGGGCCGATATGGCTGCGGATCTCGAGGAGAAGACGGACCGATACGGAGACCTACTCGCGGAGGCGCTCGAGGAGGCGACGGTCGCCCCGCGAGCAGATACTCCGCTGGCCGACGCCGCGGCGGAGTGTTACGAGATGGCCGAATCGTATCTCGAGGACGGCCGGCACTTCCGCGAGAACGACGACCCGGTCAACGCGCTGGCGGCGTTCTCGTACGGCCACGCCTGGCTCGACGCGGGCGCGCGCGTCGGACTGTTCGACGTACCGACGGAGGGGCACCTGTTCACGGTCGAGTGAATTTCTGTTCACACTCGAGCGAGGTCCTGTCGAGATCGAGTGGGGGCCGTCCGCACCGACTCGACCACCCCACCGCCCTCCAGCAACCCCACCCAACCACCGCCGGGCGGGAATGAAAGGGGCGAGTGGCCTCGAGGTGCGAGGCGACGCAAGCACCGCAACGGAGTGAGGAGCACAGCGAGCCGCAGCCCTCGAGGGCGCTCGGGGCTTTCACCGTGGTCTCACTGAGAGAGCCATCACCAAGTTCTCGATCGACGGGCTACGGGATTCGGACGGTGTGCTCGAGCGTGCCGACGCCTTCGACCTCGATCTCGACGGTGTCGCCGTCGGACAGCGGACCGACGCCCTCGGGGGTGCCGGTGGCGATGACGTCGCCGCGCTCGAGGGTCATGTAGGTCGTAATCTCGGCGATCAGCTCGGGGATAGGGAAGATCAGCTGCTCGCGGGAGCCGTCCTGTTTGCGCTCGCCGTTGACGCGGGACTGGACCGAGGCGTCCGCGGGGACTTCGTCGGGCGTCGCCAGCACGGGGCCGAGCGGGGCTGCACCATCGAAGGCCTTCCCGCGGATCCAGTTCTGTTCTTGGCGCTGGTCGTCGCGGTTCGAGATGTCGTTTACGCACGTGAAGCCCTCAACGACCTCCATCGCTCGGTCTTCGGGGACGTGACGGCACTGCTCGCCGATCACGACGCCGAGTTCGGCCTCGTAGTCGATGCGGTCTTTCCCCGCGGGGACGGTGACGGTGTCACCGTGGCTCGCGACCGCGTTGGGCCCCTTCAAAAAGACCAGCGGACGATCCGGGACATCCGACCCCATCTCGTCGGCGTGGTCGGCGTAGTTACGCCCGATACAGACGATTTTCGAGGGGTCACACGGCGCGAGGACGTCGATCGCGTCGTCCTCGAGATCGTAGCTCTCATTCGCGAAGTGGACGGTACCGGTTTCGTACTCGCCGCGACGGACGGCACC of Natrarchaeobaculum sulfurireducens contains these proteins:
- a CDS encoding BGTF surface domain-containing protein, with product MTSEPTIREKGRAVFLAAIMVLSVVAMSAAFAGSAAADTQPYDDDDLQYVNVDNESVSVVFQGQDVYVVGDLIDEDNDYQLRSVDSFDSGQVDSSSFEEELDVEDHTIDGESVSAVEIETGDLDAGDFFIRGGDLESSPAEEDTFEVTIQDLDVAFDDDEVTDDGPDATTDLDIDSDRGTYSLNVSAQGDLDEEELLSILINNETLEEIHLDDDVRDNVTFGADDNPIVDDDIVGAIADADEDGVFGVDSNDDLDDVLDALEAENQFLAFAFAEDEDDADEQVVLVGINDREEEVDFTDIDDGDYTFDFEVTDTEAAVSQDITVTDSDASVNFDQSVYTQTAGDLVEFTVELEDTDSAYVQFGDEDAGFVDIFYVEDDGGTDDEVTFWLNTRTIGTENASNDEVVYSEDDIVESFIHSDYEFDDADDQPRFFDDSDLEENDEFEDGFIGYLDELDLIDSSDDETPFDQLVRPLQPADYDLVVDENGYFIAEDGESDVDDEIGYATLDLIEPGLGEVTTWVGPSEDADEYDEIAELAEQLTERENVAIDDQLVIEAEMSGIYGMMTYLEGSFDPIVDDDGFDSATLYELTELEGEGVTLEVEADDAVGNQDANELDLEGADDDEVYVLVDNDEGMLYVIVDTDDEPFDRSLDDGDDFTVDIEYETDSDDRFNFADIDDDENRDVFGGADGDTGDAAFPYFQADSTQSISTTFTFEDPEVHFDNLDADDNVQLETAEDAVVTGETNVAPGSDADLRITNAGDTDSFLSTEDAEIHSDGAFESEHFDFGDRSEDDEAAIDFRVGGSSIGDADGIFVESVDDEAPEEDDEADDDEADDDAADDDEADDDEADDDAADDDATDDDVVDEDDDDEPETEDDGVPGFGIAVALFALIAAGMLALRRQN
- a CDS encoding fumarylacetoacetate hydrolase family protein — its product is MKYVRFRDPAGAVRRGEYETGTVHFANESYDLEDDAIDVLAPCDPSKIVCIGRNYADHADEMGSDVPDRPLVFLKGPNAVASHGDTVTVPAGKDRIDYEAELGVVIGEQCRHVPEDRAMEVVEGFTCVNDISNRDDQRQEQNWIRGKAFDGAAPLGPVLATPDEVPADASVQSRVNGERKQDGSREQLIFPIPELIAEITTYMTLERGDVIATGTPEGVGPLSDGDTVEIEVEGVGTLEHTVRIP
- a CDS encoding FAD-dependent oxidoreductase — protein: MTDEPRVEIYTKENCPYCEKAKDLFDSKGVEYVEYNVTTGERSSPNHSSGQSPREDGDDDLFAEMVDRAEGRKTAPEVFVDGDLVGGWDDTSALEESGELDEKLGLVTDGGDEIVEHRKLIIAGTGIAGLTAAIYAGRGDNEPLVIEGDEPGGQLTLTTDVANYPGFPEGISGPELVNNMKEQARQFGAELKNGIIDSVDADQRPFRVELTNGDVYTTDAIIAASGASARTLGIPGEDELMGYGLSTCATCDGAFFRGEDMLVVGGGDAAMEEATFLTKFADTVYIAHRREEFRAEQYWVNRVNEKVEDGEIEILKNTELLEVHGSQEEGVDYVTLVENDKGHPTDRLEDPETNEFEFDVGAVFLAIGHTPNTDYLESTGVEMDDEGYLRTQGGDGGGQTETDVPGIFGAGDVVDFHYQQAVTAAGMGSKAALDVDEYLEDLERASATGETEATAADD
- a CDS encoding DUF357 domain-containing protein — protein: MAADLEEKTDRYGDLLAEALEEATVAPRADTPLADAAAECYEMAESYLEDGRHFRENDDPVNALAAFSYGHAWLDAGARVGLFDVPTEGHLFTVE
- a CDS encoding carboxypeptidase regulatory-like domain-containing protein, with the translated sequence MNNWRGCAALVAVLLVTGLLGLAPATAAAEEFDETVVEDVNDERIEAVNADIETINERIENADDLELVDEVDATDWDEAEVEADRLRETPAALEAAMFDAVVDEINARAQETPLGKIANDVSSPDEARAEADRLRDDYGTLGGEDIEEAAQSLETAADLSQSFEEKLLTGAGELTPPETGTLEGTVTDDDGDPLAGIDVDIVGSSAATTTGDDGQFELETPAGEQSIHVEADGYEPSDETVDIATDEAASVEMTLSEADDDSVETTDGDSISGFGLAVTVGTILAVVGLGLRRRH